From Arachis stenosperma cultivar V10309 chromosome 2, arast.V10309.gnm1.PFL2, whole genome shotgun sequence, one genomic window encodes:
- the LOC130961122 gene encoding uncharacterized protein LOC130961122: protein MATLLREPIKSRFLFYLHRSPPLSPAVSTTTQHSSFSSSSSGKSPKAGKKLVDRLSTVIDAVHDRKLPPELRGQRNNVRSETDIINVVEQRIWHSMEEGHFENLPGKGKPLKLDTNPHADPAEDTLYRILSKNGCAPEWVELNKEIRSKVSEFRTALKKAWASKCSGDHSKWYECSVALKLQLRDINNMVFRYNLIVPFGRQMFGLKWEKELGYLQEQD, encoded by the exons ATGGCCACGTTGCTTCGGGAACCAATCAAATCGCGTTTTCTCTTCTATCTCCACCGATCTCCGCCGCTCTCTCCTGCTGTTTCCACCACCACACAGCactcttccttctcttcttcttcttcaggtAAATCTCCAAAGGCTGGGAAGAAGCTGGTGGATCGTCTCTCCACCGTCATCGACGCCGTACACGACCGTAAACTTCCTCCGGAGCTACGTGGCCAGCGCAACAACGTCAG GTCTGAAACTGACATCATCAATGTGGTTGAGCAAAGGATATGGCATTCCATGGAAGAAGGCCATTTTGAGAACTTGCCTGGGAAGGGGAAGCCGCTTAAGCTTGACACAAACCCTCATGCTGATCCAGCTGAAGACACTCTATACAGGATTTTGTCCAAAAATGGTTGTGCACCAGAGTGGGTTGAGCTTAACAAAGAGATAAGATCTAAGGTGTCCGAATTTAGGACAGCCTTGAAGAAAGCTTGGGCAAGTAAATGCAGTGGAGATCACTCTAAGTGGTATGAATGTTCAGTGGCTCTGAAATTGCAGCTAAGAGACATTAACAACATG GTTTTCCGGTATAATCTCATTGTGCCTTTTGGTAGGCAAATGTTTGGTCTCAAGTGGGAGAAAGAGTTAGGTTATTTACAAGAACAAGACTGA
- the LOC130961121 gene encoding DEAD-box ATP-dependent RNA helicase 38-like, which translates to MSEPAASEDKTSSPPPPPAQHKSWADEADDDAEAANETTAPTTAVPSSSSPSLNVDELSIDENKKPPKLLDDPEDSNIQAVTSGDTPYTSAATFEDLKLSAELLRGLYVEMRFQKPSKIQAISLPMILNPPHRDLIAQAHNGSGKTTCFVLGMLSRVDPSVQAPQALCICPTRELAIQNTEVLRKMGKHTGISSECAVPTDSRDSLPIQKREPIKAQVVIGTPGTIKKWISFKKLGVTRLKILVFDEADQMLAEDGFKDDSLRIMKEIEKFNSSCQVLLFSATFNDIVKNFVERTVKKDHNKLFVKKEELSLDAVKQYKVRCPDELSKIEVIKDYIFELGENVGQTIIFVRTRQSAKMLHKSLVDMGYEVTSIQGALDHEERDKIVKEFRDGLTQVLISTDVLARGFDQQQVNLVINYDLPIKHTAEYTREFEPDYEVYLHRVGRAGRFGRKGAVFNLIYDEKDERLMSKIENHFGTRVSEVREKSVEDYKAALKEAGLLQ; encoded by the exons ATGTCTGAACCCGCCGCCAGCGAGGATAAAACATCCTCTCCGCCACCGCCACCAGCTCAACACAAGAGCTGGGCCGACGAAGCCGACGACGATGCCGAAGCCGCCAATGAAACAACCGCCCCCACCACAGCGGTTCCATCTAGCTCATCGCCGTCGCTCAACGTCGACGAATTATCGATCGACGAAAACAAGAAACCTCCGAAGCTATTAGACGATCCGGAAGACTCCAATATCCAAGCG GTTACTTCTGGCGACACGCCGTACACCTCGGCGGCGACGTTCGAGGATCTGAAGTTGTCGGCGGAGCTTTTGAGAGGACTCTACGTTGAGATGAGGTTCCAGAAACCGAGCAAGATCCAAGCTATAAGCTTGCCGATGATCTTGAATCCGCCGCATCGTGATTTGATCGCTCAGGCTCACAACGGTTCCGGCAAGACCACGTGCTTTGTTTTAGGGATGCTTAGTCGTGTGGATCCTTCGGTGCAAGCTCCTCAAGCTCTCTGCATTTGTCCAACGAGGGAGCTTGCTATTCAG AACACTGAAGTTCTCCGGAAGATGGGGAAGCACACAGGGATTAGCTCGGAGTGTGCCGTTCCGACAGATAGCAGGGATTCACTTCCAATTCAAAAACGGGAGCCAATTAAGGCTCAGGTGGTTATTGGGACTCCTGGCACCATAAAGAAGTGGATTTCTTTCAAGAAATTGGGTGTGACCAGATTGAAGATTCTTGTCTTTGATGAGGCTGATCAAATGCTTGCTGAG GATGGTTTTAAGGATGATTCCTTGAGGATAatgaaagaaatagaaaaattcaaTTCTAGCTGCCAG GTTCTTCTATTTTCTGCCACATTCAATGACATTGTCAAGAACTTTGTTGAGAGGACAGTTAAAAAGGACCATAATAAACTTTTTGTTAAGAAAGAAGAGCTTTCTTTAGACGCAGTGAAGCAGTATAAAGTTCGCTGCCCTGATGAGTTGTCGAAGATTGAGGTGATAAAAGATTACATATTCGAATTAGGAGAAAATGTGGGCCAAACCATCATATTCGTGCGCACGAGACAGAGTGCAAAAATGCTGCACAAGTCACTTGTCGACATGGGGTACGAGGTTACGTCGATACAAGGTGCTCTTGACCATGAAGAGAGAGACAAAATTGTCAAAGAGTTCAGAGATGGTTTGACTCAAGTTCTTATATCCACGGATGTTCTTGCTCGAGGCTTTGATCAGCAACAG GTCAATTTGGTTATCAACTATGATCTCCCAATAAAACATACTGCGGAGTATACACGGGAATTTGAGCCTGATTATGAGGTGTACTTGCACAGAGTTGGTAGGGCTGGTCGATTTGGCCGTAAGG GGGCTGTGTTTAACCTAATATATGATGAAAAAGATGAAAGGCTGATGTCAAAGATCGAGAACCATTTTGGCACCCGTGTATCAGAG GTACGAGAAAAAAGTGTTGAAGACTATAAAGCTGCTCTTAAGGAAGCCGGCTTATTACAATGA
- the LOC130961125 gene encoding vacuolar protein-sorting-associated protein 37 homolog 2-like: protein MSSIFTRFWGSQEQEQEPPQQHLHQSSSMSYTSSSSSSSRPSHVPPAEAAGVIAALKDKSVDELRKISSEKDAYQRFLQSLEQVKIQNNLKDELCKENMLLVDENLQKEPRVLGLKNQCRIIRTSELAAAQEKLKELEKQKEEMLKLSSLPFLLHRIQGAMNKAEEESENLHQQLLDKEIDLGAFLQKYKKLRIAYHSKNLIHLAARTSNI from the exons ATGTCTTCAATCTTCACTAGATTTTG GGGATcacaagaacaagaacaagaaccACCTCAGCAACATTTGCATCAGTCATCTTCAATGAGCTACAcaagttcttcttcttcttcttctaggCCTTCACATGTTCCACCTGCTGAAGCTGCTGGAGTTATTGCTGCTTTGAAGGACAAAAG TGTTGATGAGTTGCGGAAAATTTCGTCCGAGAAAGATGCCTATCAACGGTTTTTACAGTCGCTTGAACAGGTCAAGATTCAAAATAAT CTGAAAGATGAACTATGCAAGGAGAATATGCTGCTTGTTG ATGAAAATTTACAAAAGGAACCTCGTGTTTTGGGACTAAAAAATCAG TGTAGAATCATTCGGACAAGTGAACTAGCTGCTGCACAAGAGAAACTAAAGGAGCTTGAGAAACAGAAAGAAGAAATGTTGAAGTTGAGTTCCCTACCATTCCTTCTTCATAGGATTCAAG GGGCTATGAACAAGGCTGAAGAAGAATCAGAAAATCTGCACCAACAATTACTTGATAAAGAGATTGATCTTGGAGCTTTTCTGCAGAAATACAAGAAGCTACGTATTGCTTATCACAGTAAAAATCTGATACATCTTGCAGCTAGAACATCAAATATTTGA
- the LOC130961123 gene encoding protein RGF1 INDUCIBLE TRANSCRIPTION FACTOR 1-like encodes MDSMLVPPWLERLLQTPFFNVCRIHGDAARSECNMFCLDCNNNNNNNNGDAFCFYCRSSRHKDHQVIQIRRSSYHDVVRVVEIQKVLDISGVQTYVINSARVLFLNERPQPKSGKGVPHICEICGRSLLDPFRFCSLGCKLVGIKRNGDASFVLDDKINEALAMEGISSRRSSMSSRNHHQEEEELGEGSPQNIYTPPPPSNTRRRKGIPHRAPFGS; translated from the exons ATG GACTCAATGTTGGTTCCTCCATGGCTAGAGAGATTGCTACAAACACCATTTTTCAATGTATGTAGGATTCATGGAGATGCAGCTAGGAGTGAGTGTAACATGTTCTGCCTTGactgcaataataataataataacaacaatggtGATGCTTTTTGCTTCTATTGCCGCTCTTCAAGGCACAAGGATCATCAAGTAATtcag ataAGAAGATCTTCATACCATGATGTTGTAAGAGTGGTTGAAATTCAGAAAGTGTTGGACATAAGTGGAGTTCAAACATATGTAATCAATAGTGCTAGAGTTCTGTTCTTGAATGAGAGGCCACAACCCAAATCTGGAAAAGGGGTTCCTCACATTTGTGAGATTTGTGGAAGAAGCCTTTTGGACCCTTTTCGTTTCTGTTCTTTGGGATGTAag CTTGTGGGAATAAAGAGGAATGGGGATGCAAGCTTTGTTTTGGATGATAAGATCAATGAAGCATTAGCAATGGAGGGAATATCATCAAGAAGATCATCAATGTCTTCAAGGAATCAtcatcaagaagaagaagaattgggTGAAGGATCACCACAAAATATTTACACTCCTCCACCTCCTTCAAacacaagaagaagaaaaggcaTTCCTCATAGGGCTCCTTTTGGTTCCTAG
- the LOC130961126 gene encoding purine-uracil permease NCS1, translating to MNMLSGSKFHVLHHHSNPKIPCSSFSLVLNNKAFHQFHATPSPYYKLKYLSMKCSNSSISIPSSSSNDDGSELFEPDPSLTNEDLKPTSPSQRTLTGFEMASLWVGLVVGVPSYYLAGSLVDLGMAWWQGIGTVVVANMILLVPLVLTGHPGTLYGISFPVLARSSFGINGAHIPTLLRALIGCGWYGIESWIGGEAIFLLLPQSLKNNSSLSNYLPWLGTSPLEFFCFLGFWVAQLGFVWRGIDGIRILEKYSAPILILLTTCLLVWSYVNAGGFGHMLSLSSRLTSSQFWSVFFPSITANISFWATVAINIPDFTRYAKSQHDQIIGQMGLPIFMGLFTFVGLAVTSSTKVIFGRIISNPIQLLGQIGGLTTCFLAIFGISLATITTNIAANVVAPANALVNLSPKVFTFRRGAILTALLGIAFQPWRLLRSSESFVYTWLVGYSAIMGPIGGIVLADYYLIKRTHLSVNDLYSRSVYGAYYYYKGFNVAAIVALLLGILPVLPGFLWKVGIASSVPDVFVVIYNNAWFISFFFAGFLHWILSSFRSKPDKYDVGGEPLLSSSK from the exons ATGAACATGTTATCAGGATCTAAATTCCatgttcttcatcatcattccAATCCAAAAATTCCATGCTCTTCTTTCTCACTAGTTTTGAATAACAAGGCCTTTCATCAATTTCATGCTACCCCATCACCTTATTATAAGCTCAAGTACTTGTCAATGAAATGCTCCAATTCTTCTATCTCAataccatcatcatcatcaaatgATGATGGTTCAGAATTGTTTGAGCCTGATCCATCTCTCACCAATGAAGATCTCAAGCCAACTTCACCAAGCCAAAGAACACTCACAGGTTTTGAAATGGCAAGCCTTTGGGTTGGTCTTGTTGTTGGTGTCCCTTCATACTACCTTGCTGGTTCCCTTGTTGATCTTGGCATGGCATGGTGGCAAG GTATTGGAACAGTTGTTGTGGCAAACATGATTCTATTGGTTCCACTTGTTCTAACTGGCCACCCTGGCACACTTTATGGCATATCATTCCCAGTTCTTGCAAGATCCTCATTTGGAATCAATGGTGCTCACATTCCAACACTCTTAAGAGCTTTAATTGGTTGTGGTTGGTATGGAATTGAATCATGGATTGGTGGTGAAGCAATCTTCCTTCTCTTGCCACAATCATTGAAAAACAATTCATCACTCTCAAACTACCTACCTTGGCTTGGAACTTCCCCACTTGAATTCTTCTGTTTTTTGGGCTTTTGGGTGGCCCAATTGGGTTTtgtttggagaggaattgatgGAATTAGAATTCTTGAGAAGTACTCAGCACCAATACTAATTCTTCTTACAACATGTTTACTTGTTTGGTCTTATGTTAATGCTGGTGGATTTGGTCACATGTTGTCTTTGTCTTCTAGGCTTACAAGCTCACAATTTTGGTCTGTTTTTTTCCCTTCAATCACTGCTAATATAAGCTTTTGGGCCACAGTTGCAATTAACATACCTGATTTCACTAGGTATGCAAAAAGTCAACATGATCAAATCATTGGTCAAATGGGGTTACCAATTTTCATGGGACTATTCACATTTGTTGGTTTAGCTGTTACATCATCTACTAAGGTCATTTTTGGTAGAATAATTTCAAACCCAATTCAGCTTCTTGGTCAAATTGGAGGATTAACAACTTGTTTTCTTGCAATCTTTGGTATAAGCCTAGCAACCATAACTACCAACATTGCTGCTAATGTTGTTGCACCTGCTAATGCACTTGTTAATCTTAGTCCTAAGGTTTTCACATTTAGAAGAGGTGCAATTTTAACAGCACTACTTGGCATTGCATTTCAACCATGGAGGCTTTTGAGATCAAGTGAGAGTTTTGTTTACACTTGGCTAGTTGGTTATTCTGCAATTATGGGTCCAATTGGAGGAATTGTTCTAGCAGATTACTATCTTATAAAGAGGACACATTTGAGTGTTAATGATTTGTATTCAAGGAGTGTTTATGGtgcatattattattataaggGGTTTAATGTGGCTGCAATTGTGGCTCTACTTCTTGGGATTTTGCCTGTGCTTCCTGGTTTCTTGTGGAAAGTTGGAATTGCAAGTTCTGTTCCTGATGTTTTTGTTGTGATTTACAACAATGCTTGGTTTATTAGCTTCTTTTTTGCAGGATTCTTACATTGGATCTTGTCAAGTTTCAGAAGTAAACCGGATAAATATGATGTCGGAGGAGAACCTCTTTTGTCATCGTCAAAGtaa